The Synechococcales cyanobacterium T60_A2020_003 genomic interval GCACGCCACCGGAGATGGTTCAGGGCATTTTGGCCGGGGGACGCGATGCTCTAGTTCGCAGCTCGGAAGGACTAGAAGACCGGGCAGAGGATGGCGCAGCGGCGATCGCTCAGCTTGATATTGGCGATCGCGATATGGTCGTCGGGATTACGGCAGGCGGAACCACCCCCTACGTCCACGGTGCCTTGCATGAGGCCAAACAGCGGGGAGCTACCACGATTTTTCTGGCCTGTGTGCCCGCTAACCAGGTTTCCATCGACGTGGATATCGATCTCCGCATTCTCGTGGGGCCAGAAATCCTAGCCGGATCAACCCGCTTGAAAGCGGGAACGGTGACGAAACTGGCACTCAATACCCTTTCGACGGGAGTGATGGTGAAGTTGGGCAAGGTCTACGGTAACCGGATGGTGGATGTTGCCGTGACCAACCAAAAGCTGCACGATCGCGCCCTGCGGATTTTGCAAGACCTGACCGGACTGAACCGCACCGAAGCAGGCGTATTGCTCGATCAGAGCGATCGCCATGTGAAGCAGGCATTACTGATGCACTGGACAGGGCTAGATTCAGAAACAACTCAGGCCATGCTAGCAATGCATCACGGAAATCTACGGCAAGCGCTTTTAGCCGTTAGCGATTCTCATTAAAAGTGACCCACACAGGCATCACCCTCAATCAAGTTTTTTGTTTCACCAGAAAACATATCTTTTAGTATTAGGAAGCTAGCTTGCATCTATGGGATGAGCGATCGCCTGACCGTGAGGTCATCAATAAAAGGACTATAAAAGGACTATCTGCCATGACTAGCCTATCCATAGATTTGACCGTAACTTTCAAGGGGGTATTGATCTGAAGCAACAGGATGTTACAAATCAGTTGCCTCAGATTTTGGACTATGCCTAGCCGCGATGTGTGACTTTTATAGAACGCTTGCAAAGACTACCCTCACCCTAGCCCTCGCCCGTTGGGAGAGGGAACTGGAAATGTCCGAAAGCCCTTCTCCTTGGGGAGAAGGGTTGGGATGAGG includes:
- the murQ gene encoding N-acetylmuramic acid 6-phosphate etherase; this encodes MADSDAIAPNASPSLTERGHLLTEQSNPHSANLDQLSTLELVALFHQEDKRAVEAMAAIQVELAAAIDRTADALRQGGRLIYIGAGTSGRLGVLDAAECPPTFCTPPEMVQGILAGGRDALVRSSEGLEDRAEDGAAAIAQLDIGDRDMVVGITAGGTTPYVHGALHEAKQRGATTIFLACVPANQVSIDVDIDLRILVGPEILAGSTRLKAGTVTKLALNTLSTGVMVKLGKVYGNRMVDVAVTNQKLHDRALRILQDLTGLNRTEAGVLLDQSDRHVKQALLMHWTGLDSETTQAMLAMHHGNLRQALLAVSDSH